One segment of Treponema pectinovorum DNA contains the following:
- a CDS encoding bactofilin family protein produces MLDEKETAKQVEREENRKKNLTVLGQETEFDGVLKFTDNLIITGKFSGKIESSGDLEIEKSAICDVDSIKVNSAVISGKVNGNITALERVEMCSGSKIKGDIETGRIRIADDVDFEGQVTMIENPPEVDLFSVASDEFRRALVIKSDLPH; encoded by the coding sequence ATGCTTGATGAAAAAGAAACAGCAAAGCAAGTTGAACGAGAAGAAAATCGAAAAAAGAATCTTACTGTTTTAGGGCAGGAAACGGAATTTGATGGCGTTTTAAAATTTACCGATAACTTGATAATAACTGGAAAATTTAGTGGAAAAATTGAATCGTCCGGCGATTTAGAGATAGAAAAGAGTGCAATCTGCGATGTGGATTCTATAAAAGTAAATTCCGCAGTTATATCTGGCAAAGTGAACGGAAATATAACCGCGTTAGAACGAGTAGAGATGTGTTCTGGCAGTAAAATAAAAGGCGATATAGAAACTGGACGAATTAGGATAGCAGACGATGTCGACTTTGAAGGTCAAGTTACTATGATAGAAAATCCTCCAGAGGTGGATTTGTTTTCGGTTGCCTCGGATGAATTTAGGAGAGCCTTGGTTATAAAATCTGATTTGCCACACTGA
- the lnt gene encoding apolipoprotein N-acyltransferase, whose translation MIQLFLLLVFSAFLKFLSFPNFIFNQGLPLLAWFCYVPFIFSISRLKLKDSVLFGFLYGFLTYALICNWLFSYNFWAGFGVCFLFGFYWSVVFSLIKLFSKSKYSHFYNTAVIFLFEVLGTIGYLGFGYGVIGYTQWRVPIFVRTARITGVWGITFGIIFFNCIVCNLLKTIRRRKRLNIVQQAAILCFILYFAKSVVVGASIEEARVNSVLRVVLIQNNCNPWKSNFAEYKAEVEKLKELTDEALLEHPYVDLVVWPETAVVVDVLSHFEANIEPNRYALSEDLFKYINSKKCAFVIGSNYKDYNSAILFIRKKNSSHILPYYQIYSKNHLVPFAEEFPVKTLLAPIYKKMLENGNVFWARGEKINLLKFDGFAIGTPICFEDTFSKIPRTMKKKGAGLFVNLSNDSWSASKACQYQHLAMACFRSVENSLPTVRATNSGQTCYINSLGEVKKMLEPFTEGFLYCEVKINRIR comes from the coding sequence TTGATTCAGCTTTTTCTTTTGCTGGTATTTTCGGCTTTTTTAAAGTTTTTAAGTTTTCCAAATTTTATATTCAATCAAGGTCTACCTTTACTTGCTTGGTTTTGTTATGTTCCATTTATTTTTTCTATATCAAGATTAAAATTAAAAGATTCTGTTTTATTTGGTTTTTTGTATGGTTTTTTAACCTATGCTTTAATCTGCAACTGGCTGTTTTCTTACAACTTTTGGGCTGGTTTTGGCGTTTGTTTTTTATTTGGTTTTTATTGGTCTGTTGTTTTTTCTTTAATAAAGCTTTTTTCAAAATCTAAATATTCGCATTTTTATAACACTGCAGTAATTTTTTTATTTGAAGTTTTAGGCACAATCGGCTATTTGGGATTTGGTTATGGCGTTATTGGATACACTCAGTGGAGAGTTCCGATTTTTGTTCGCACTGCAAGAATTACAGGTGTTTGGGGAATAACTTTTGGCATAATCTTTTTTAATTGCATCGTTTGCAATCTTTTAAAAACAATCAGAAGGCGAAAAAGATTAAACATAGTTCAACAAGCGGCAATTTTATGTTTTATTCTTTATTTTGCAAAATCTGTTGTTGTAGGTGCTAGCATAGAAGAAGCAAGGGTCAATTCTGTTTTGAGAGTTGTTTTGATCCAAAATAATTGCAATCCTTGGAAAAGTAATTTTGCTGAATATAAAGCAGAAGTTGAAAAATTAAAAGAATTAACAGATGAGGCTCTTTTAGAGCATCCTTATGTTGACTTGGTCGTATGGCCAGAAACTGCTGTTGTTGTGGATGTTTTAAGCCACTTCGAAGCGAATATCGAACCAAATCGCTATGCACTTTCCGAAGATTTATTTAAATATATAAATTCAAAGAAATGTGCTTTTGTAATAGGTTCCAATTATAAAGATTATAACAGTGCAATCTTATTCATCAGAAAAAAGAATTCTTCTCATATTCTGCCTTATTATCAAATTTATTCAAAAAATCATTTGGTTCCTTTTGCCGAGGAATTTCCTGTAAAAACTTTGCTCGCTCCAATCTATAAAAAAATGCTCGAAAATGGAAATGTATTTTGGGCAAGGGGTGAAAAAATCAATCTTTTAAAGTTTGATGGGTTTGCGATTGGAACTCCAATATGTTTTGAAGACACTTTTTCAAAAATTCCCAGGACGATGAAAAAAAAAGGCGCAGGATTATTTGTTAATCTTTCAAACGATTCCTGGAGCGCCAGTAAAGCATGTCAGTATCAGCATCTTGCAATGGCTTGCTTTCGTTCCGTAGAAAATTCGCTTCCCACGGTTAGAGCGACAAATAGCGGTCAAACTTGTTATATAAACAGCCTTGGCGAAGTAAAAAAAATGCTTGAGCCTTTTACGGAAGGCTTCTTATATTGCGAAGTTAAAATAAATAGGATAAGATAA
- a CDS encoding class I SAM-dependent methyltransferase, whose protein sequence is MENKIEYQATLFENRVAKKYKLLKKWARKNRINCFRIYDRDIPEIPLAVDLYEFLPEHISEKIECALWLKENSALISANDLKTIENTKKRTFAHLYAYEKSNETSEEEFEPWLNAMKKSLAKVLQIPQANVITKIRKKQAGTAQYEKIESEKKIEGLVQECGQIFKINLSEYLDTGLFLDHRPLRAIIRESCAGKSVLNLFSYTGSFSVYAAEGKAARIESVDLSNTYLSWAKENMELNGFFDKKKFFYTRQDVNGFLNQKNAEVENSEGSNRFDLIILDPPTFSNSKATQNILDINRDWADLCAKSLKLLRKNGILYFSSNSKRLPFSEEELKAKVQDFEFDIEDMTEKSIPEDFKGKKIHRCWKIKVK, encoded by the coding sequence ATGGAAAATAAAATCGAATATCAAGCGACGCTTTTTGAAAACAGGGTTGCAAAAAAATATAAGCTTTTAAAAAAATGGGCGAGAAAAAATCGGATAAATTGTTTTCGCATTTATGACCGCGACATTCCAGAAATTCCGCTCGCAGTAGATTTATACGAATTTTTGCCTGAACACATAAGCGAAAAAATTGAATGTGCACTCTGGCTAAAAGAGAATTCCGCCTTGATTTCTGCAAACGATTTAAAAACAATCGAAAATACAAAAAAACGGACGTTTGCACATCTTTACGCTTACGAAAAATCAAATGAAACTTCCGAAGAAGAATTTGAACCGTGGTTAAATGCGATGAAAAAATCGCTTGCAAAAGTTTTGCAGATTCCGCAAGCGAACGTGATAACAAAGATTCGAAAAAAACAGGCTGGAACTGCGCAATACGAAAAAATTGAAAGCGAGAAAAAAATTGAAGGGCTTGTTCAAGAATGCGGGCAGATTTTTAAAATAAATTTGAGCGAATATCTTGATACGGGGCTTTTTTTAGACCACAGACCTCTACGAGCGATTATTCGCGAATCTTGTGCTGGGAAATCAGTGTTAAATCTTTTTTCGTATACAGGAAGTTTTTCTGTCTATGCGGCGGAAGGAAAAGCGGCAAGGATTGAATCTGTTGACTTGAGCAATACATATCTTTCTTGGGCAAAAGAAAACATGGAGTTGAATGGATTTTTCGACAAAAAAAAGTTTTTTTACACAAGGCAGGATGTAAACGGATTTTTAAATCAAAAAAATGCGGAAGTTGAAAATAGCGAAGGCTCAAATAGGTTCGATTTGATAATTTTAGATCCGCCGACTTTTTCTAATTCTAAAGCGACCCAAAATATTCTGGATATAAACAGAGACTGGGCTGATTTGTGTGCAAAATCTTTAAAGTTGCTCCGCAAAAATGGAATTTTATATTTTTCATCAAACAGCAAAAGGCTTCCATTTAGCGAAGAAGAATTAAAGGCAAAGGTACAGGATTTTGAATTTGATATAGAAGATATGACAGAAAAATCGATTCCAGAAGATTTTAAAGGCAAAAAAATCCACAGATGTTGGAAAATAAAAGTAAAATAA
- the rpsT gene encoding 30S ribosomal protein S20, with translation MAGKKSSAEKRYAQSEVRRLHNKAIKSEVRTYARQFVEAVQAKDAKVAQERLTTLVSKLDSARSKGVISRNAVSRKKSRMMKLYNVSFNATAAK, from the coding sequence TTGGCTGGAAAAAAATCATCTGCAGAAAAAAGATATGCACAGAGCGAAGTTCGCCGCTTGCACAATAAAGCAATTAAAAGTGAAGTTCGCACTTATGCAAGACAGTTTGTAGAAGCGGTTCAGGCAAAAGATGCAAAAGTTGCACAGGAAAGATTGACAACTTTGGTATCAAAACTTGATTCTGCTCGCAGTAAGGGTGTTATTTCACGGAATGCTGTATCTCGCAAAAAGTCTCGCATGATGAAACTCTATAATGTTTCATTCAATGCAACCGCTGCAAAATAA
- the rpmE gene encoding 50S ribosomal protein L31 yields the protein MRSGIHPEYKLTKITCACGNVIETRSTVQNITTEICSACHPFYTGKQKLVDTAGRIERFNKRFGLASKESK from the coding sequence ATGAGATCAGGTATTCATCCAGAATACAAATTGACCAAAATTACTTGCGCTTGTGGCAATGTAATTGAGACTCGCTCTACAGTGCAGAACATTACAACAGAAATCTGCTCTGCTTGCCATCCTTTTTACACTGGCAAACAGAAACTTGTAGACACCGCAGGTCGTATCGAACGCTTTAATAAGCGATTTGGTCTTGCTTCAAAAGAATCAAAATAA
- a CDS encoding DEAD/DEAH box helicase, with the protein MDYSQLNLDEKLFKGIQEAGYISCTPVQEEVLNVSLDGRDLYVQSQTGTGKTAAFLITIMQQLLQSSSESHKNALIMVPTRELAVQVEQEAQKLGKYTGLGFASFYGGVGYEEQISKLKKGVDIIIGTPGRIIDLKESNKMDLSKVCYLAIDEADRMFDMGFYPDLRKIVKFLPQSTSRQTMLFSATLNSYVKNLAWEYTHEAKEITIESQNITVDEIVQELIHVSSEDKIRLLLGIIKKENPESLIIFCNTKKMCEILSKRLLINGIKNEYIIGDLPQSKRLKIMNSFKSSKINCLIATDVAARGIDVNDLAMVVNYDLPNEAENYVHRIGRTARAGKSGKAYTFCSEQDVYSLMPIERYIEKQIPNRLAGDEDFVEDKSKDVFIKLDSDEKRNPFKALKNEREKRSKLKKHSKSEKNLSKKEKPLRSSDEELEKLSSMTSDERMQYYKNKYSKQKSDESFKSSSKSKRIDKNSSRNSKKREKNFSSISSKKSSSQNYKVNKKTETKKIGLFSKIKSFFSKQI; encoded by the coding sequence ATGGATTATTCACAGTTAAATTTAGATGAAAAACTTTTTAAAGGTATTCAAGAAGCAGGTTATATAAGTTGTACTCCAGTACAGGAAGAAGTATTAAATGTTTCTCTCGATGGAAGAGATCTTTATGTTCAGTCGCAAACTGGAACAGGAAAAACCGCTGCGTTTTTAATCACCATAATGCAGCAACTTTTACAAAGCTCAAGCGAGTCTCATAAAAATGCATTAATAATGGTTCCAACGAGAGAACTTGCAGTTCAAGTTGAGCAAGAAGCGCAAAAACTTGGCAAATATACTGGTTTAGGTTTTGCCTCTTTTTACGGCGGAGTAGGCTACGAAGAGCAAATTTCAAAACTCAAAAAAGGAGTCGATATAATCATTGGAACTCCAGGCCGCATAATAGATTTAAAAGAATCCAATAAAATGGATTTGAGCAAAGTTTGCTATCTTGCTATCGATGAAGCCGACAGAATGTTTGACATGGGCTTTTATCCGGATTTAAGAAAAATCGTAAAATTTCTTCCACAAAGCACTTCTAGGCAAACAATGCTTTTCTCTGCAACTTTAAACTCCTATGTAAAAAATCTTGCTTGGGAATACACTCATGAAGCAAAAGAGATTACGATTGAAAGTCAAAACATAACCGTTGACGAAATCGTCCAAGAGCTTATTCACGTTTCAAGCGAAGATAAAATCCGACTTCTGCTTGGAATCATAAAAAAGGAAAATCCAGAAAGCCTTATAATCTTTTGCAATACAAAAAAGATGTGCGAAATTTTGTCTAAAAGACTTTTGATAAACGGCATCAAAAATGAATATATAATCGGTGATTTACCGCAAAGCAAGCGTTTAAAAATAATGAACAGTTTTAAATCTTCAAAGATAAATTGTCTTATCGCAACCGATGTTGCTGCTCGCGGAATCGATGTAAACGATTTGGCTATGGTCGTAAATTATGATCTTCCAAACGAGGCAGAAAATTACGTTCACAGGATTGGGCGCACAGCACGCGCTGGAAAATCCGGAAAAGCGTATACTTTTTGCAGCGAGCAAGATGTGTATTCTTTAATGCCGATTGAGCGCTATATCGAAAAGCAAATTCCCAATCGTTTAGCAGGAGATGAAGATTTTGTAGAAGATAAAAGCAAGGATGTTTTTATAAAACTCGATAGCGATGAAAAGAGAAATCCGTTCAAAGCATTAAAAAACGAAAGAGAAAAACGTTCAAAGTTAAAAAAACATTCAAAAAGCGAAAAAAATCTTTCAAAAAAAGAAAAACCGCTTCGCTCTTCTGATGAAGAACTTGAAAAATTGAGTTCAATGACATCAGACGAAAGAATGCAATACTACAAGAATAAATATTCAAAACAAAAATCTGACGAATCTTTTAAAAGTTCATCAAAATCTAAAAGAATTGATAAAAATTCTAGCAGGAATTCTAAAAAACGAGAAAAGAATTTTTCATCAATTTCATCAAAGAAATCTTCTTCCCAAAATTATAAAGTGAACAAAAAAACAGAAACTAAGAAAATTGGACTTTTTTCTAAAATAAAAAGTTTCTTTTCAAAACAAATTTAA
- a CDS encoding HU family DNA-binding protein: protein MSSKKVTKYDLVESVYQNTQCEKKIVQDVVEQLLDEIKLALKNGNAIELRGFGTFELRLRKGRSKARNPKTGEQLTVAPHYVAAFRSGQELKKALWELPVSVRNQILVEESNLRSN, encoded by the coding sequence ATGTCATCTAAAAAAGTTACAAAATACGATTTAGTTGAATCAGTTTACCAAAACACACAATGCGAAAAAAAAATCGTTCAAGATGTTGTAGAACAGCTTCTTGATGAAATAAAACTTGCTTTAAAAAATGGAAACGCAATCGAATTGCGAGGATTTGGAACTTTTGAACTTAGATTGCGAAAAGGTCGTTCAAAGGCGAGAAATCCTAAAACAGGTGAACAACTTACAGTCGCACCTCATTATGTGGCGGCTTTTCGTTCTGGGCAGGAATTGAAAAAGGCTCTTTGGGAGTTGCCTGTATCAGTTAGAAATCAAATTTTAGTCGAAGAGTCAAATTTGAGGTCGAATTGA
- a CDS encoding helicase C-terminal domain-containing protein — MEINRRFSESTRLEIKNQIEDANGNEVFFAGYIDETGMIISVEALSRGNINSVPIHYSGARKSSVLIHNHPSGNLYPSDADLAFASDCAENAQGFYIINNEVSDVYVVMEAVLPVVVKKIDPEQASDYLSNSGSFAKKSKDYEERPSQLALVKKITLAFNDNKIGVFEAGTGVGKSFSYLIPSILWALENKERVVISTGTINLQQQLIEKDIPKAEEIVGKKLKTVLVKGRQNFVCLRRLEDVGKERDLFDEEQESFDKIFEWAKTTKTGSRTDLSFLPLENIWQKVNSESDACMGMKCPFREKCFVMKMRKEAIDANLLIVNHHLLFADIQTRLDSIGFEDSAVLPPYKRLIFDEAHGIEEAATSFFSTQLNRFRVQKQLNLMYRQRRNSVAGFLLTLLSLSMAEENADELMESVNKIKIALANLDEQSLDILENDYTLRVFDGTKLKFAKVFEAMSSLQKNLSDFVGTVRKLFDFIPEEDNESPVLYESRSVLRRLEDFSIFMHNFLSWDEHQDSVFWIQKSRLSSNSTKNDENPFYVQFIQTPLDIAPTMNRGVFENMSSVVCTSATLSIGNSFNYWKKRTGVFFADEQRLSEGDFPSPFPYEKNVLFAVTKDAPFPEDFISFQSYAEDAIVKLLKACGGRTLVLFTAYDSLRHACDSAKTAFKASGINILKQGDDDRFRLLNTFKEDESSVLFATDSFWEGVDVPGSSLSQVIIVKLPFLVPNNPVFAARSELVLQRGGNPFMELSLPEAVIKFRQGFGRLMRRNSDRGAIVVLDRRIVEKHYGKIFTSSLPETKKMYDSIENIAKAVESFID, encoded by the coding sequence TTGGAAATTAACAGGCGTTTTTCAGAAAGCACAAGGCTTGAAATCAAAAATCAGATAGAAGATGCCAACGGAAACGAAGTTTTTTTTGCAGGTTATATAGACGAAACTGGAATGATTATTTCGGTCGAGGCTCTATCCAGAGGAAATATAAACAGTGTTCCAATTCATTATTCTGGAGCAAGAAAATCCTCGGTTCTAATTCACAATCATCCGTCGGGAAATCTATATCCTTCTGATGCAGATTTAGCTTTTGCAAGTGATTGTGCAGAAAATGCTCAAGGTTTTTACATAATCAATAACGAAGTTTCAGATGTCTATGTCGTTATGGAGGCTGTACTTCCTGTTGTGGTAAAAAAAATTGATCCAGAACAAGCCAGCGATTATCTTTCGAATTCTGGTTCTTTCGCAAAAAAGTCAAAAGATTATGAGGAACGCCCATCTCAATTAGCCCTTGTAAAAAAAATTACACTTGCATTTAACGACAACAAAATTGGAGTTTTTGAAGCAGGAACAGGAGTCGGTAAATCTTTTTCATATTTGATTCCTTCTATCCTTTGGGCGCTTGAAAATAAAGAAAGAGTTGTAATTTCCACAGGTACAATAAATCTTCAGCAACAACTCATAGAAAAAGATATTCCAAAAGCGGAAGAAATTGTCGGTAAAAAATTAAAGACAGTGTTGGTAAAAGGAAGGCAAAATTTTGTCTGTTTGCGCCGCCTTGAAGATGTGGGAAAAGAAAGAGATCTTTTTGACGAAGAACAGGAAAGTTTTGATAAAATTTTTGAATGGGCAAAAACCACTAAAACAGGAAGTCGCACCGACCTTTCTTTTTTGCCACTGGAGAATATCTGGCAAAAGGTTAATTCAGAATCCGACGCCTGTATGGGAATGAAGTGCCCTTTTCGAGAAAAGTGCTTTGTCATGAAAATGCGGAAAGAAGCGATTGACGCAAATCTTTTGATTGTAAATCATCATTTGCTTTTTGCTGATATACAAACTCGTCTTGACAGCATTGGTTTTGAAGATTCTGCCGTCCTTCCTCCTTATAAGCGCTTGATTTTTGATGAAGCTCATGGAATTGAAGAAGCAGCAACGTCATTTTTTAGTACTCAGTTAAATAGATTTAGAGTACAAAAGCAGTTAAACCTAATGTACAGGCAAAGGCGCAATTCTGTCGCTGGATTTTTACTTACTTTGCTTTCTCTTTCGATGGCAGAAGAAAATGCTGACGAACTTATGGAAAGCGTAAATAAAATAAAAATCGCTTTGGCTAACCTTGATGAGCAATCACTTGACATTCTTGAAAATGATTACACTTTGAGAGTTTTTGATGGAACAAAATTGAAATTTGCAAAAGTTTTTGAAGCGATGTCTTCCTTGCAAAAAAATCTTTCGGATTTTGTAGGAACGGTACGGAAATTATTTGATTTTATTCCAGAAGAAGATAATGAAAGTCCTGTTTTGTATGAAAGTAGAAGTGTTCTAAGACGATTGGAAGATTTTTCTATTTTTATGCACAATTTTTTGTCGTGGGATGAGCATCAAGATAGCGTTTTTTGGATTCAAAAATCAAGGCTTTCGTCAAATTCTACAAAAAATGATGAAAATCCCTTTTATGTTCAATTTATTCAGACCCCACTTGATATTGCCCCAACTATGAACAGAGGTGTTTTTGAAAACATGTCTAGTGTTGTCTGTACTTCCGCAACTCTTTCAATAGGGAATTCTTTTAATTATTGGAAAAAACGCACTGGTGTTTTTTTTGCAGACGAACAGCGACTTAGCGAAGGTGATTTTCCTTCTCCGTTCCCTTATGAAAAAAATGTTTTGTTTGCAGTTACAAAAGATGCCCCTTTTCCGGAAGATTTTATTTCGTTTCAAAGCTATGCAGAAGATGCAATCGTAAAGCTTTTAAAAGCTTGTGGTGGAAGGACTTTGGTTTTATTCACCGCTTATGATTCTTTAAGGCATGCTTGTGATTCAGCAAAAACCGCTTTTAAAGCTTCTGGAATAAATATTTTAAAACAAGGCGACGATGATCGCTTTAGACTTTTGAACACTTTTAAAGAAGATGAGAGCAGTGTTCTTTTTGCAACCGATTCTTTTTGGGAAGGTGTGGATGTGCCAGGGTCAAGTCTTTCGCAGGTTATTATTGTAAAACTTCCGTTTTTGGTTCCAAATAATCCAGTTTTTGCAGCAAGATCGGAATTGGTTTTGCAAAGGGGCGGAAATCCTTTTATGGAGCTTTCGCTGCCAGAGGCTGTTATAAAATTTAGGCAAGGGTTTGGAAGGCTTATGAGGCGCAATTCTGACAGGGGAGCGATTGTCGTTTTGGATAGGCGAATTGTTGAAAAGCATTATGGAAAAATTTTTACTTCAAGTTTGCCAGAAACAAAAAAAATGTATGACTCGATTGAAAATATTGCTAAAGCGGTAGAATCCTTTATCGATTAA
- the rho gene encoding transcription termination factor Rho: protein MALIKRRFIDRSEGSKKENEEPQQQLELEIQPQSYESPLQTSDAENHSQERDLSSEERTETEDSDDFVQNENSQENDSQDKSSKVIVKPRRRVVVTSKNEGEKSNTRSFQNNRKTSYRERIAARNAARDEATAAAQIIENPEEYESKPRLLINDLTKMSMPELRKMAIDYGCVEEDIPSMKKQELIFNILKAHTEHGGLIFASGALEILPDGYGFLRSPQNSYLPGPDDIYISPSQIRLFNLKTGDTVYGQTRSPKEGERFFALLRIETVNFDEPRVAQTRVPFENLTPLYPNEKLTLETVSAEYSGRIVDLFAPIGKGQRLLIVAPPKAGKTILMQKIANAIIANNPEVYLIVLLIDERPEEVTDMERAIKGEVISSTFDEQATRHVQVAEMVLEKAKRLVEHGRDVVILLDSITRLARAYNITVPTSGKVLSGGVDSNALHKPKRFFGAARNIEEGGSLTIVSTALIETGSRMDEVIFEEFKGTGNSEINLDRKLAERRLFPAINIKKSGTRKEELLLSEDELQKIWVLRKVIAPMEDIEITELILQQMKKSKDNKAFLSNMNTGSAAQD from the coding sequence ATGGCTTTGATTAAGCGCCGTTTTATTGACAGGTCAGAAGGTTCTAAAAAAGAAAATGAAGAACCACAACAACAGCTTGAACTGGAAATTCAGCCCCAGTCATACGAAAGTCCGTTGCAGACCAGCGATGCGGAAAATCATTCACAGGAGCGCGACTTGAGCAGTGAAGAAAGAACTGAAACTGAAGATTCTGATGATTTTGTTCAAAATGAAAATTCGCAAGAGAATGATTCTCAAGATAAATCTTCCAAGGTTATCGTAAAGCCTAGACGCAGAGTTGTTGTTACATCAAAAAATGAAGGCGAAAAATCAAATACGCGTTCATTTCAAAATAATAGAAAAACTTCCTATCGTGAACGAATTGCTGCACGAAATGCCGCTCGTGATGAGGCAACTGCTGCTGCTCAGATTATTGAAAATCCCGAAGAATATGAGTCGAAACCTCGTCTTTTGATAAACGACCTTACAAAGATGAGCATGCCAGAATTAAGAAAAATGGCTATCGATTATGGTTGTGTAGAAGAAGATATTCCTTCGATGAAAAAACAGGAATTGATATTCAATATTTTAAAGGCACATACAGAGCACGGCGGTTTGATTTTTGCTTCTGGCGCGTTAGAGATTCTTCCAGACGGATATGGATTTCTGCGCTCGCCACAAAACAGCTATCTTCCAGGTCCCGATGACATCTACATAAGCCCAAGTCAGATTAGACTTTTTAACTTAAAAACAGGGGATACGGTTTACGGACAGACTCGCTCGCCAAAAGAGGGAGAAAGATTTTTTGCTCTGCTTAGAATAGAAACCGTAAATTTTGATGAGCCAAGAGTTGCACAGACTAGAGTTCCTTTTGAAAATTTAACGCCACTTTATCCAAATGAAAAACTCACTTTAGAAACTGTAAGCGCGGAATATTCTGGTAGAATTGTAGATTTATTTGCTCCAATAGGAAAAGGTCAGCGTCTTTTGATTGTTGCTCCGCCAAAGGCTGGAAAAACGATTTTGATGCAAAAGATTGCAAACGCAATAATTGCAAACAATCCAGAAGTTTATCTTATAGTTCTTTTGATTGATGAACGCCCTGAAGAAGTTACCGATATGGAAAGGGCGATAAAAGGAGAAGTTATTTCTTCAACTTTTGACGAACAGGCAACCCGCCACGTTCAAGTTGCAGAAATGGTTTTGGAAAAAGCAAAGCGTTTAGTTGAACACGGCAGGGATGTCGTAATACTTTTGGATTCTATTACAAGACTTGCCAGAGCGTACAACATAACAGTTCCAACTTCTGGAAAAGTTCTTTCTGGTGGTGTTGATTCAAATGCGTTGCACAAACCAAAGCGTTTTTTTGGAGCGGCACGCAATATAGAAGAGGGCGGCTCACTTACGATTGTTTCTACAGCATTGATTGAAACTGGAAGTCGCATGGATGAAGTTATCTTTGAAGAATTCAAAGGAACAGGAAACTCAGAAATCAACCTTGACAGAAAACTTGCCGAAAGGCGTTTGTTCCCTGCTATCAACATCAAAAAGTCGGGAACAAGAAAAGAAGAATTGTTGCTTTCTGAAGATGAACTTCAAAAAATCTGGGTTTTGCGTAAGGTTATTGCTCCAATGGAAGACATTGAAATTACAGAGCTTATCTTGCAACAGATGAAAAAGAGCAAGGACAACAAGGCTTTTCTTTCTAACATGAACACGGGTTCTGCTGCACAGGATTAA